The sequence ATCGTCACCGGTGACATGATCGGCCACACGGAATACCCCGCCTTCGTGCCGTCGGACTTCACCCTTCCGGCGAACTCGACGGTGGTCGTGACGATCACGAACTTCGACAATGCGACGCCGCTGCCGAAGGGCGCCGAGAACTTCGCCACGGTGTCCGGCACCGTAGGCGGCACGATGACGACGGCTCCGATCAAGGCCGCGTACCCGAATCGCCCGGCCGGTGCGAGCCGGACGCTGAGCGGCATCGATCCGGCGGCCGCCTCGCATACCTTCACGATCCTCGCCCTCGGGATCAACGTGCCGATCCCTGCGATGTCGCGTACCACGTTCACCATCCACACCGGTGCCCCGGGAACCTATGTCTGGCGCTGCTTCGACCCCTGCGGTGCCGGCGCGACAGGCTGGGGCACGGCGATGGCGGCGAAGAGCGGGTTCATGCAGGGCTCCCTCACCGTGGCGTAGCTCCCTCACCTCGGATTCACTGCCCGCCGATTCGCCTGACGGCCACCCGAGCGCGGATCTGCACGTCCAGCCCTGAGTCGCACCGTGTCCGCCGTCCGTCGCGCTGTTCTCAGGCCGAACAGCACTATCGGCGAGCGGTCCCCCTGGCGAAGACTGGCCGGACGCCACGAACGAACGTCACTGGCGGCTATCCGACGAAGGAGAGCGACCCGATGAAGAAGGCGGCCATCGTCTACCGCAGCCGGACCGGCACCACGCGGCGGCTTGCCGAGGGGATCGGCGCATTTCTCGCGACGCGTGACATCCAATCGACCGTCGTCTCCATCGAGGAGTGCGACGTGCGGACGCTCGGGGATGTGGACTACCTGTTCCTCGGCTGCTGGACCGGCGGCCTCATGGTGGTGCTCCAGCATCCCGACCAGCCGTGGATCGAGTTCGCCCGCCGCCTGCCGGCGCTCGCCGGTCCCCGGGTCGGCCTGTTCACGACCTACAAGATCGCTTCCGGCAGCATGTTCGCCCAGATGCGCAGGCATCTCGCGAGCAGGATCCCGGCCATCGGGCTCGAGCTGAGATCGCGGACCGGCCGGCTCTCCGACGCCGACACGCGGGCGCTCGAACGGTTCATCACCGGAGCGTGATGGGCAGTCCCATGACCCGTGACGCGGTCCTCCTCACGGCCTACGGCGGCCCAGTACGCCTCGACCAGGTCGAGGCGTACTACACGGACATCCGCCACGGTGCCCCTCCGCCACCGGAGTTGCTCCGTGAACTTCTCCGCCGCTACGAAGCGATCGGAGGAGGATCGCCTCTGTCGGCGATCGTCGAGCGCCAGCGGGCCTGTCTCGCCGACGCCCTGGCCGCGCGAGGATGGCCCGTCGCCGTCTACGCCGGCATGAAGCACATCGCGCCATTCATCGGCGACGTCGTGGACCGCATGGCGACGGACGGCATCGAACGGGCCGTCGGGATCGCCCTCGCCCCGCACGCGTCGGCGGTGACGAGCGGGACCTACCGGCGAGCCGTCGAGGATCGGCTGGCCGGCCTGCCGAGAACCCTGACGTTCCGGTTCATCGAATCGTGGCACGCGGAGCCACGATTCATCAGTGCGCTCGCAGCGGCGACGACGGACGCACTCCTGCGGTTTCCCGATCCGCGGCGCCCGCATGTCGTGTTCACGGCCCACAGCCTGCCGGAGCGGGTGGTCGATGCCGGCGACCCATACCCGGGCGAGGTGGCGCGGACGGCCGCTCTCGTGGCCGAAACCCTCGACCTGGAGACGTTCGAGGTCGCCTACCAGAGCGCCGGGCGGACGGCCGATGCCTGGCTCGGCCCTGACCTCCTCGGCCGGATCCGCAGACTCGGCGAGGCCGGATGTCGGGAGGTGGTCGTCTGCCCGGTCGGGTTCGTGGCCGAACACCTCGAGGTCCTCTACGACATCGACATCGAGGCGCAGGCCGTCGCCGCCGACTCGGGGGTTCGTCTCGAACGCGTCCGTGCGCTCAACGACGATCCCGTGTTCATCGCCGGGCTTGCCGATCTCGCCGAGGGAGCGTTCTCATCGGAGGCCGCCTGATGGACCACGTTCCCGCCCACGAGTCGGAGCGCGATCGAGGGCATCCTCCGGGCGTTGGAGCGGTGCGCCCGAACGGCTTCGTCTTCGACCGGGCGCCGATGCTCGTCTACTGGGAAACGACGATCGCCTGCGGCCTCGCCTGTCGCCACTGC comes from Chloroflexota bacterium and encodes:
- a CDS encoding flavodoxin domain-containing protein, with the protein product MKKAAIVYRSRTGTTRRLAEGIGAFLATRDIQSTVVSIEECDVRTLGDVDYLFLGCWTGGLMVVLQHPDQPWIEFARRLPALAGPRVGLFTTYKIASGSMFAQMRRHLASRIPAIGLELRSRTGRLSDADTRALERFITGA
- a CDS encoding ferrochelatase — protein: MTRDAVLLTAYGGPVRLDQVEAYYTDIRHGAPPPPELLRELLRRYEAIGGGSPLSAIVERQRACLADALAARGWPVAVYAGMKHIAPFIGDVVDRMATDGIERAVGIALAPHASAVTSGTYRRAVEDRLAGLPRTLTFRFIESWHAEPRFISALAAATTDALLRFPDPRRPHVVFTAHSLPERVVDAGDPYPGEVARTAALVAETLDLETFEVAYQSAGRTADAWLGPDLLGRIRRLGEAGCREVVVCPVGFVAEHLEVLYDIDIEAQAVAADSGVRLERVRALNDDPVFIAGLADLAEGAFSSEAA